The Syntrophales bacterium region TAGCGAGCATGGATTGGAGTGCAAGGGCTGCCATTCCGGGGAAGAGATGCATGGAAGCGGCGAAGCTCATTTTGACAGGTATGAAGTTGCAAATAGAGCTAAATGTGTAAACTGTCACACCGGAGAAGACGACGAGAACCCGAGCCATGTGATTCATAAGGACAAAGTAAGTTGCCAGGTCTGCCACTCTGTTTCCTATAAAAACTGTTTCAACTGCCATGTTGGCAAGGACAAGGCAGGCAAACCTTATTCCACAATCGGTTCTACAGTTATGGCTTTTAAAATCGGCATGAACCCGAAACCGACAGAGGAGCGGCCTGAAAAATATGTTACCGTACGCCACATTCCGGTGAATAAAGAGTTGTTTGATTTTTATGTCAAGGGTGGATTGACAAATTTCGATAATGCGCCAACTTGGAAATTGGCTACGCCGCACAATATCCAGCGTCAGACCCCACAAAATGAAAGCTGTATCTCTTGTCACAATAACAGTAAACTTTTCCTGAGGAAGAGAGACGTTAGGTCAAAGGAGATCACAGCCAATAAGGATGTTATTGTTCCTTCAATGCCTTCCCTTTTTGACAGACATAACTGGTTGACACAGGCAGAGTTTCACCTGACAAACGTGGATTGCCTGGTCTGTCATACTCCGCTACTAAAATCTCCCATAAGGGATTGCAATAAATGCCATTCAAAAAACAGTATTCTTCTAAAAAAACCTGAAGATACTTCGAAAGAGAAAGAACCTGCGATGAGCTGGGATTTCACAAACAAGGAACTCATGAAAAAAGGTGGCTACGTCGTGGGTAGTAACAGGATTCCGGCCCTCGATACTCTTGGAATTCTGATAGTAGTTCTCACTTTTGTGGGATGCATTGGACATGGTTGTTTGCGCTTTATTACCAGAAGGAGAAAATAGGAAGATGTCTGAGAAAATGTATTTACATCCATTAACTGAACGGGTCTGGCACTGGATACATGCCATCCTGATCTTATTGCTCATATTAACGGGCATACAGATACACTGGCCAGATACCGTAAACATCTTTGGAAATTATTCCACCGCTATAACTATTCATGAATGGTCAGGAATATTTGTGCTTCTGGATTTCTTCATCTGGTTGTTTTACAATTTGATCTCAAAGCGAATTTCCCATTATATACCGAGGAAAGAAGATATATATCCAGGAATTCCTAAACAGGCAAGATACTATATCTATGGTATATTCAAGCACGAGCCGCACCCCTATTCTGCATCTGAGGATAATAAATTCAATCCACTGCAAAAAATGGCGTACTTTAAATTCATGGTTTTCATGATGCCTCTTTTGCTTATCAGTGGCGTTCTGTATTTATATCCTTTAAGTTTTGCTTTCCTCATTGCTTTTATCGGTGGCTTGAAAGTAGTAGCCGTTGTTCACTTTATCATGGCTATCCTATTCACAGCTTTTTTGGTTGCGCACCTTTATTTAGCTACCACCGGTCACACCATTTTTGCTGATTTTATTGCTATGATTACAGGGTATGCGGAAAAAGAGGAGCATTAATGACCGCGTAAAAAACATAAGACTGAACGATGGGGAACAGGTTTTAACTGTTCCCCATTTTTAGTTGAAAACCGTGTTGAACCCGCTACAGTACCACAATGAAACGGAGATCACCTGAGGATAGTTTAACGGCTTGACACTCTTAAAAAATCTGCCGTATCGAGACCTCTCACATTGATTGATACTATATCTGTTCGCTGAATGTATGCTGTCCTTGCGATGCGTCCTTAAATATGTTAGAAACTCTTTATATCTTTCAAGGAAAGCTCATGATCGACAACTATAATAGAAATATCAACTATTTAAGAGTTTCAATTACCGACAGATGCAACCTTCGCTGTGTGTACTGCATGCCCAAGGAGGGGGTGTCGGTGATCGGTCACAATGATATACTCAAATATGAAGAAATATTAAGAGTGGTTAACGTTGCCGTGAAAACAGGAATTGTAAAGGTCAGGGTGACCGGTGGAGAACCATTGGTAAGGAAGGGGGTTGTCGATTTCCTTACTTCTCTTAAAACAATAGATGGACTGAAGGATATTAGCCTGACAACGAATGGCATACTGCTTGAAAACTTTGCTGAGGGGCTCTTCAATGCAGGTATACGGCGAATAAATGTCAGCCTCGATTCCCTCAATCCAGAAAAATATGCGAGCATTACCAGGGGAGGAAATCTGAAAGCAGTTCTCAGGGGTATTGACAAGGTATACAAGACAGGGTTCTCACCGATCAAGATCAACGTCGTGGTAATAAAGGGCGTGAACGAAGATGAGGTTCTGGATTTTGCAAAGCTGTCAATAGAAAAACCGTATCAGGTGAGATTTATTGAATTGATGCCCGTCGGTGAGGCGGGTGCTGATAATAATGATAAACATGTATCCAACGATTCCGTAATGGAAAAAATAGGGAAATATCATATACTTGAACCAGTATCCGGCCCGGGCAACAAAACGGACGGTCCCGCCCGCATTTACAGGATACAGGGCGGGAGGGGAGAAATCGGCTTCATAAGTCCTGTGAGTCACCATTTTTGTGAATCATGCAACAGGCTTCGTCTCACCGCTGACGGTCATCTCCGGGCATGTTTGCTTTCTGATGAAGAGAACGACCTGAAGGATCCGCTCCGCTCCGGGTGCAGCGATCCGGAACTGGAGGACTTGATAAAAACGATCATTGCCAAAAAACCAACACGATACGATATCGCTATCTCCGATAAGGTACATTTCAAAAAATGTGCAAGAAATATGCATTCAATAGGAGGCTAACGCTCCTGCTGGGGATTACACTCGGCTTAGTAAAACATCTTTTCTAACTGTTTGAGGAAATTTGATGATCTTTGATGAAGAAACAGCCAGATCATACGATGACTGGCTTCTGACACCTGTTGGACGTTACATAGACAGAAGAGAAAAGGATCTCATCTTCAATCTTATAGCGCCAAGGGAGGGCGAGAGGCTCCTCGATGTAGGATGTGGAACGGGGAATCATCTTCGCTTTTTCAGAAGGAAAGGGTGTAATGTAACCGGTCTCGAATCATCTCCCTCCATGCTGGACATTGCCAGAAAAAAGCTGGGACAGAGAGCAGATTTC contains the following coding sequences:
- a CDS encoding cytochrome b/b6 domain-containing protein, which encodes MSEKMYLHPLTERVWHWIHAILILLLILTGIQIHWPDTVNIFGNYSTAITIHEWSGIFVLLDFFIWLFYNLISKRISHYIPRKEDIYPGIPKQARYYIYGIFKHEPHPYSASEDNKFNPLQKMAYFKFMVFMMPLLLISGVLYLYPLSFAFLIAFIGGLKVVAVVHFIMAILFTAFLVAHLYLATTGHTIFADFIAMITGYAEKEEH
- the moaA gene encoding GTP 3',8-cyclase MoaA, with product MLETLYIFQGKLMIDNYNRNINYLRVSITDRCNLRCVYCMPKEGVSVIGHNDILKYEEILRVVNVAVKTGIVKVRVTGGEPLVRKGVVDFLTSLKTIDGLKDISLTTNGILLENFAEGLFNAGIRRINVSLDSLNPEKYASITRGGNLKAVLRGIDKVYKTGFSPIKINVVVIKGVNEDEVLDFAKLSIEKPYQVRFIELMPVGEAGADNNDKHVSNDSVMEKIGKYHILEPVSGPGNKTDGPARIYRIQGGRGEIGFISPVSHHFCESCNRLRLTADGHLRACLLSDEENDLKDPLRSGCSDPELEDLIKTIIAKKPTRYDIAISDKVHFKKCARNMHSIGG